The genome window TTAACACCACCCTCCGTCGCGCGCGGCGGGGGGGTTGGGGGGGGGCCCCGCTTCTGCTGTTTCGGCTCAGCTGGCCTGCATGCTGTGCTTCATGTCGCGGATCTGGTCGTGGCTGGCCTTCACCTGGGCGTACTGCCCCTCCACAAAGGAGCGGATCTCGGCGGGCAGTTCGGCTTCTTTGAGCACGTCCTGGTAGTTCTCGACGGCCACGTCTTCCCCGCGCTCGCACTCGGCCACCACCTGATAGTCGTCGCGGCCGGTCAGGGCGTCACGCACGTTCAGCCAGGTACGGTGCAGGGCGGCGCCCACGCTGCCACCTTCGCGGGGCTTGTCACCCAGGCGGCTGATGTGGCTTTCCACATCGCCGGCCATCTGGGCGCGCTGCACGCTGCGCTCCATGAACAGCTGGCGCAACTGGGGGTCGGTGGCGTGCTCGGCCGCGTCCTTGAAGCCCTTCTCGCCGTCGCGCAGGGTGCCCAGCAGGTACTGCAGTTTGTCCAGCACAGTTTCATTCGTCATGGTCATGGTGGTGCCCTCCGTGTGGCTGAAGTGCCCCCTTGTGGGGTGAACGGCCCCAGCGTAGGGCCGGCCCCCACGGCGCACCTGACAGTTCGCCCAATGCGCTGTTCACCCAAGGTTGGGCGGCACTTTTGAGTTCTCACATCTGCGCAACCTGCACGGACGGCTAGTGGTCCGCTGGCCAATGGGTCCCGTTCCCTCCTGTGCACACTGTTTAATGACGTATGCCCACACTGGAGACGGACGTACTTGTGGTTGGCGCGGGGCTGGCCGGGCTGGTGGCCGCCGCTGAACTGGCCAATGCCGGACGGCGCGTGCTGCTGCTGGACCAGGAAGGCGAGCAGAACCTGGGCGGTCAGGCCCACTGGTCACTGGGCGGGCTGTTTTTCGTGGACAGCCCCGAGCAGCGCCGGCTGGGCATCCGCGATTCCCGGGAGCTGGCGCTGCGCGACTGGATGACCGCCGCCACCTTTGACCGTCCCGAGGACCACTGGCCCCGGCAGTGGGCGCAGGCGTATGTGGATTTTGCGGCGGGCGAAAAGCGGGCGTGGCTGCGTGGCCTGGGCCTGCGCTGGTTTCCGGCGGTGGGCTGGGCCGAGCGGGGCGGCGCGGGCGCGGGTTTGCCCGGCAACAGCGTGCCGCGCTTTCATGTCACCTGGGGCACCGGCCCCGGCGTGCTGGAACCTTTTGAGCGGCAGGTGCGCGGGCACGTGCAGGCGGGCCGGATTGGCTTTCGCTTTCGTCACCGGGTGCGCGGGCTGAATATCGAAGGCGGCGTGGTGCACGGCGTGTACGGCGACGTGCTGGAGCCCTCGGACACGGCGCGCGGGGAAAACAGTTCGCGGGTGGTGGTAGGCGACTTCAGCCTGAACGCCCAGGCCGTGCTGGTGACCTCGGGCGGGATCGGCGGCAACCACGCCCTGGTGCGCCGCCACTGGCCCGCCGAGCGGCTGGGGCCTGCGCCCGCGTTCATGGTGTCCGGCGTGCCTGCCCATGTGGACGGCGCCCTGCAACAGGCGGTGCACGCGGCCGGCGCGCGCCTGATCAACCCTGACCGCATGTGGCACTACACCGAGGGGCTGCGCAACTGGAACCCGGTCTGGCCGGGCCACGGCATTCGCATTCTGCCCGGGCCCAGCAGCCTGTGGCTGGACCCTACGGGCCGGCGGCTGCCCTTCCCCCATCTCCCGGGGGCCAGCAGCCTGGACACCCTGCAGCACATCACCCGGCACGGCTACCCCTACACGTGGTTTGTGCTCAACCGGGCCATCATCAAGAAGGAGTTTGCCCTCTCGGGCAGTGAGCAGAACCCGGATCTGACTGGCCGCAGCCTGCCGCTGACCCTGCGCCGCGCTGGCAAGGCCGTGCAGCCCCCTGTGCAGGCGTTCATGGACCGGGGCGCCGATTTCGTGGTGCGCGGCGACCTGCGGGCCCTGGTGACGGGCATGAATGAACTGACGGGCACGGATCTGGTGAACCACGGCGTGGTGGCCCAGGAAGTCCGGGACCGCGACCTGCAGCTGCGCAACGTGGCGGGCAAGGACCCACAACTGGCGGTGGTGCGGGGTGCCCGGGCCCTGCTCAGCGAGCGCCTGATCCGGGTGGCCAGGCCCGCGCCCCTGCTGGACCCGGCAGACGGCCCGCTGATCGCCGTGCGCCTGAATATCCTGACGCGCAAATCCCTGGGCGGCCTGGAAACCGACCTGCAGGGCCGGGTGCTGGGCCCCGGCGGCCAGCCCATGCCCGGCCTGTACGCGGCGGGCGAGGTGGCAGGCTTCGGGGGCGGCGGGCTGCACGGCTACCGCGCGCTGGAAGGCACCTTTCTGGGCGGCTGCCTGTTCAGCGGGCGCGTGGCCGGGCGGGCCATAGCAGCGGCAGTCAGGTAGGCGGCCCTCACAGCGCCAGGGTAAACGGCGTCTCCAGCCCGGCCTGGGCCGCCTCCCGGGCCACTTGCGGCGCGTAGCTCAGCGCCAGGGTGGCCTGGTAGGTGCGCCGGGCGAGGTCGCGTTCGCCCTGGGCGTCGCGCACCTGCCCCAGCCGCGCCAGCACCAGCCCCGGCAGACTGCGCGGCAGGTGGTCGGTCAGGGCGTGCGCGGCGCGTTCCAGCCGGGCGCGGGCCGCTGCCAGTTCGCCGGCCGCCAGGTAGATGTGTGCCTCGGCGGCGTCCAGTTCGGCGCGGGGGGTCACGGCGTCGCCACCCTCGCGCGCCAGGGCCGCCAGCAGGCTGCCCAGGTCGTCGGCCTCGCCCAGCTGCCACGCGCGGTCGGCCAGGGCGCGCAGGCGGCTGGTCTCGCCGGGCACAAAACCGCTCAGATCAGGCAACTGGGCGCCGGGCAGCGCGGGTAACAGCCCCGGCAGGTCGTCCAGAGGCACCAGC of Deinococcus arcticus contains these proteins:
- a CDS encoding PA2169 family four-helix-bundle protein codes for the protein MTNETVLDKLQYLLGTLRDGEKGFKDAAEHATDPQLRQLFMERSVQRAQMAGDVESHISRLGDKPREGGSVGAALHRTWLNVRDALTGRDDYQVVAECERGEDVAVENYQDVLKEAELPAEIRSFVEGQYAQVKASHDQIRDMKHSMQAS
- a CDS encoding FAD-binding dehydrogenase: MPTLETDVLVVGAGLAGLVAAAELANAGRRVLLLDQEGEQNLGGQAHWSLGGLFFVDSPEQRRLGIRDSRELALRDWMTAATFDRPEDHWPRQWAQAYVDFAAGEKRAWLRGLGLRWFPAVGWAERGGAGAGLPGNSVPRFHVTWGTGPGVLEPFERQVRGHVQAGRIGFRFRHRVRGLNIEGGVVHGVYGDVLEPSDTARGENSSRVVVGDFSLNAQAVLVTSGGIGGNHALVRRHWPAERLGPAPAFMVSGVPAHVDGALQQAVHAAGARLINPDRMWHYTEGLRNWNPVWPGHGIRILPGPSSLWLDPTGRRLPFPHLPGASSLDTLQHITRHGYPYTWFVLNRAIIKKEFALSGSEQNPDLTGRSLPLTLRRAGKAVQPPVQAFMDRGADFVVRGDLRALVTGMNELTGTDLVNHGVVAQEVRDRDLQLRNVAGKDPQLAVVRGARALLSERLIRVARPAPLLDPADGPLIAVRLNILTRKSLGGLETDLQGRVLGPGGQPMPGLYAAGEVAGFGGGGLHGYRALEGTFLGGCLFSGRVAGRAIAAAVR